In Aegilops tauschii subsp. strangulata cultivar AL8/78 chromosome 3, Aet v6.0, whole genome shotgun sequence, one genomic interval encodes:
- the LOC109740899 gene encoding uncharacterized protein has protein sequence MDSDFGYIYEQYVESSDGSSNEEKYSDETAMMQAVLEDAECAEEHVLNFKGSIKGHRVLNRNRAHGHLTLMADYFAPDALFTGHFHRHFRMRKAVFDRIYHGIRSYDDYFILKKDAMGTIGFSSYQKCTAALRMLACGTTADSWDEYLWMSESTCGDAMVRFATTVSRCSDLST, from the coding sequence ATGGATTCCGATTTTGGGTACATATACGAGCAGTATGTTGAGTCATCCGACGGCTCATCAAACGAGGAGAAGTACTCTGATGAGACGGCGATGATGCAGGCGGTCCTTGAAGACGCGGAGTGTGCGGAGGAACATGTTCTCAATTTCAAGGGCTCGATCAAGGGTCATCGAGTGCTCAACCGCAACAGGGCGCATGGCCATTTGACACTGATGGCCGACTACTTTGCCCCTGATGCACTATTCACTGGCCATTTTCACCGGCATTTTCGGATGCGCAAGGCTGTCTTCGATCGTATCTACCATGGCATCCGGTCCTACGATGACTACTTCATCCTGAAGAAGGACGCCATGGGAACGATTGGCTTCTCTAGTTACCAGAAGTGCACGGCCGCACTCCGGATGCTTGCATGTGGCACAACCGCTGATTCGTGGGACGAGTACCTATGGATGTCTGAGAGCACATGCGGAGATGCTATGGTCAGGTTTGCAACTACTGTATCGAGGTGTTCGGACCTCAGTACCTGA
- the LOC109740891 gene encoding uncharacterized protein has protein sequence MGNEMGNNNVIGQQVPEESAKDFDKTMANADYSHELSNINGEKDTEKDVTKDVDMSEVLKVPLISSGGDKHMASDQTKLSAANEDLDGKNRGSPQDHASTEDDDGNNYLPTEQNKEKDGAKDLDMSEVLKAPVISNGGDDQMASDQTKISAANEDLDEKNRGSLEDHTSTQDDGNSNLSTEQGDETQEDSGTETATNSAETVAHVGTTTEDITSNKDTSSANEQFTQLEHETTEKNEENTTANPAMLLEESIEGLPEDEEESCSQEVAGASDNLVGGDTVENLEGQTGVSTVVGDNLVGETTSSTESIISGYLADESKEVVVEDEPRERENSSYVKPEGDTNQETFKNEEKQEICEIGKNNTCKTITEDTVVESAEVLEEDKKIQGLENQEEEFPKCNKYGAPDIVEAVSQFQSTLAHPSAASGKEFQKHELSIAEQMLDSVSVAMEHNVIKTAEKEQGGIIERDVADKNEEDNFEGDQKSDGMSEVLKDPIISNGGNDQIASDQTKISAANEDLDEKNRDSLQDHTSIQDDDGNSNLPTEQGDESQEGSGTETTTDGTEKVAAVDTTTEDMTSGNDTSLSDEQFKQVVHEMTETSEESTIPNPLTLLEGIIESAPQDGEEYCSQEAAVVDDNLVGEDTVESLEERQTGVSAVEDLWTPSSVQGATTSSTESIITDHLDDETKEVVLEDEPRERENSSHVRPEDDTNQETSKKEEKQEICEMGNNNSCKTITVDTVIENDEVLEEDEKIQGLENQQEEFPKCSAYGALDIVEAVSQFQSALADPSATNSKELQKHELSIAEQMSDSVSAAMEHNVIETAEKEQGGIVNKDVADKNEEDNFEGDKKSDGIHDSLGLAKVHGEDFTGLGPPLSGPLPILNEEKVHEEVIIEELAAPMTATSHALQPVEDFVKEDIKPDSSDSNEGATTSTCEAKAIDTQETMNSSQCDQPQPLLLEEPEVVKFENSETLSTCMKPVECSSATDLIFPNLFNKERQGTSDKATCFTSESNQEKVTGTVGFAVESEQKKVIANADDSSEEQCLLQKPTLGTDVGEETPLLLSTESINSLSYSSEQHSKVVKDIPMTNITLMQAKDEAVEESEKSPLLSPREPSEGAFRAPNHSARNNKPLCSLMTEDGVGTWSPLKEQEPVQKNSTTV, from the exons ATGGGCAATGAGATGGGCAACAACAACGTTATCGGTCAACAAG TACCAGAGGAGAGTGCTAAGGATTTCGACAAAACCATGGCCAACGCAGATTATTCACATGAGCTCAGCAACATAAATGGTGAGAAAG ATACGGAGAAGGATGTCACTAAGGATGTAGATATGTCAGAGGTATTAAAGGTCCCCCTCATCTCTAGTGGTGGAGATAAGCATATGGCTTCAGATCAAACAAAATTGTCGGCAGCGAATGAAGACTTAGATGGGAAGAATAGGGGTTCACCTCAGGATCACGCATCAACAGAAGATGATGATGGGAATAATTACTTACCTACAGAACAAA ATAAGGAGAAGGATGGCGCTAAGGATTTGGATATGTCAGAGGTGCTAAAGGCCCCTGTCATTTCTAATGGTGGAGATGATCAAATGGCTTCAGATCAAACAAAAATCTCTGCTGCAAATGAAGACTTAGATGAGAAGAACAGGGGCTCACTTGAGGATCATACATCAACACAAGATGATGGAAACAGTAACTTATCTACAGAACAAG GTGATGAAACACAGGAGGACAGTGGAACTGAAACAGCCACAAATTCTGCAGAAACAGTTGCCCATGTCGGCACCACAACTGAAGATATAACAAGCAACAAGGATACTTCATCAGCTAATGAGCAATTCACACAACTTGAACACGAAACTACAGAGAAAAATGAAGAAAATACCACTGCAAATCCCGCCATGTTGTTAGAGGAAAGCATTGAAGGTCTGCCAGAAGACGAGGAGGAATCTTGTAGTCAAGAAGTTGCAGGGGCGAGTGATAATCTAGTTGGAGGAGATACAGTTGAAAACCTAGAAGGACAAACCGGAGTGTCAACAGTGGTGGGTGATAATCTAGTTGGAGAGACTACATCATCAACTGAATCAATTATCAGTGGTTATCTTGCTGACGAGAGTAAGGAGGTTGTCGTCGAAGATGAGCCTAGAGAAAGAGAAAATTCGTCATATGTAAAACCAGAAGGCGACACCAACCAAGAAACATTCAAGAATGAAGAGAAGCAAGAAATCTGTGAGATAGGCAAAAACAATACCTGCAAAACTATAACAGAAGATACTGTGGTTGAAAGCGCTGAAGTGCTAGAAGAAGACAAGAAGATCCAAGGATTGGAAAATCAGGAGGAAGAATTCCCCAAATGTAATAAATATGGTGCTCCCGATATTGTTGAAGCCGTTTCCCAGTTTCAGTCAACTTTAGCACACCCCAGTGCAGCAAGTGGCAAAGAATTTCAGAAACATGAACTGAGTATAGCAGAACAGATGTTAGATTCTGTAAGTGTAGCAATGGAGCACAATGTAATTAAAACAGCAGAGAAAGAGCAAGGGGGAATTATTGAAAGGGATGTTGCAGACAAGAATGAAGAAGATAATTTTGAAGGGGATCAGAAATCTGATGGTATGTCAGAGGTGTTAAAGGACCCTATCATTTCTAATGGTGGAAATGATCAAATAGCTTCAGATCAAACAAAAATCTCTGCTGCAAATGAAGACTTAGATGAGAAGAACAGGGACTCACTTCAGGATCATACATCAATACAAGATGATGATGGAAATAGTAACCTACCTACAGAACAAG GTGATGAATCACAAGAGGGCAGTGGAACTGAAACAACCACAGATGGTACAGAAAAAGTTGCCGCTGTCGACACCACTACTGAAGACATGACAAGTGGCAATGATACATCATTATCTGATGAGCAATTCAAACAAGTTGTACACGAAATGACAGAGACAAGTGAAGAAAGTACCATACCAAATCCCCTCACATTGTTAGAGGGAATTATTGAAAGTGCGCCACAAGATGGGGAGGAATATTGCAGTCAAGAAGCTGCAGTGGTGGATGATAATCTAGTTGGAGAAGATACAGTTGAAAGCCTAGAAGAAAGACAAACTGGAGTGTCAGCAGTAGAGGATCTATGGACACCATCCTCGGTACAAGGAGCGACTACATCATCAACTGAATCAATTATCACTGATCATCTTGATGATGAGACTAAGGAGGTTGTCCTCGAAGATGAGCCTAGAGAAAGAGAAAATTCATCACATGTACGACCAGAAGATGACACCAACCAAGAAACATCCAAGAAAGAAGAGAAGCAAGAAATCTGTGAAATGGGCAACAACAATTCCTGCAAAACCATAACAGTAGATACTGTGATTGAAAATGATGAGGTGCTAGAAGAAGACGAGAAGATCCAAGGATTGGAAAATCAGCAGGAAGAATTTCCCAAATGTAGCGCATATGGTGCTCTCGACATTGTTGAAGCTGTTTCCCAATTTCAGTCAGCTTTAGCAGATCCCAGTGCAACAAATAGCAAAGAACTTCAGAAACATGAACTGAGTATAGCAGAACAGATGTCAGATTCTGTAAGTGCAGCAATGGAGCACAATGTAATTGAAACAGCAGAGAAAGAGCAAGGGGGAATTGTCAACAAAGATGTTGCAGACAAGAATGAAGAAGATAATTTTGAAGGGGATAAGAAATCTGATGGTATCCATGACTCTCTTGGTCTTGCCAAGGTCCACGGAGAAGATTTTACAGGTTTAGGCCCACCATTATCTGGCCCTCTTCCTATTTTGAATGAAGAAAAGGTACATGAAGAAGTCATCATAGAAGAATTAgctgcaccaatgactgcaacaTCACATGCTCTTCAACCAGTAGAAGATTTTGTCAAGGAAGATATTAAACCTGATAGTTCGGATAGTAATGAAGGAGCCACCACCTCCACATGTGAAGCAAAGGCTATAGATACACAAGAAACCATGAACAGCTCACAGTGTGATCAGCCTCAACCGTTACTGCTTGAAGAACCTGAAGTTGTCAAGTTTGAAAACAGTGAGACTCTGAGCACCTGCATGAAGCCGGTGGAATGCAGTTCAGCGACAGACTTGATCTTCCCTAATTTATTCAACAAGGAGAGACAAGGCACATCTGATAAAGCCACATGTTTTACTTCTGAATCCAATCAGGAGAAAGTCACAGGGACTGTAGGCTTTGCTGTTGAATCGGAACAGAAGAAAGTTATTGCAAATGCTGATGATTCTAGTGAGGAACAGTGTCTGCTTCAGAAACCAACTCTAGGGACAGATGTGGGTGAAGAGACTCCATTACTTCTGAGTACAGAAAGCATCAACTCTTTAAGTTATTCTAGTGAACAGCACAGCAAAGTAGTCAAGGACATCCCCATGACCAACATCACTCTGATGCAAGCCAAAGATGAAGCTGTGGAAGAATCTGAGAAGAGTCCACTGTTGAGCCCTAGGGAGCCATCAGAAGGAGCCTTCAGAGCGCCAAATCACTCTGCAAGAAACAATAAACCACTTTGTAGCTTAATGACGGAGGACGGCGTTGGAACGTGGTCACCATTGAAGGAACAAGAACCGGTTCAAAAGAACAGCACCACG GTTTGA